CTCGTCTTCAGgctcagagctgtggatgtggtccatcatcttgtcttcaggctcagagctgtggatgtggtcCATCATCTCGTCTTCAGgctcagagctgtggatgtggtccatcatcttccttcaggctcagagctgtggatgtggtccatcatcttccttcaggttcagagctgtggatgtggtcCATCATCTCGTCTTCAGgctcagagctgtggatgtggtcCATCATCTTGTCTTCAGGttcagagctgtggatgtggtccatcatcttccttcaggctcagagctgtggatgtggtcCATCATCTCGTCTTCAGgctcagagctgtggatgtggtTCATCATCTCGTCTTCAGgctcagagctgtggatgtggtcCATCATCTCGTCTTCAGGttcagagctgtggatgtggtcCATCATCTTGTCTTCAGGttcagagctgtggatgtggtccatcatcttccttcaggctcagagctgtggatgtggtcCATCATCTCGTCTTCAGgctcagagctgtggatgtggtcCATCATCTCGTCTTCAGGttcagagctgtggatgtggtcCATCATCTTGTCTTCAGGttcagagctgtggatgtggtccatcatcttccttcaggctcagagctgtggatgtggtccatcatcttccttcaggctcagagctgtggatgtggtccatcatcttgtcttcaggctcagagctgtggatgtggtcCATCATCTCGTCTTCAGgctcagagctgtggatgtggtcCATCATCTCGTCTTCAGgctcagagctgtggatgtggtcCATCATCTTGTCTTCAGGttcagagctgtggatgtggtccatcatcttccttcaggctcagagctgtggatgtggtcCATCATCTTCCTTCAGGCTCAGAGCTGTGGACACTTCCAGACCATCGCTGCTGGCTGTGTGAGGCAGCTCGCCAGCAGTCGTTGGCAGTCAGAAGATGTCGCCTGTACATTCTGTTGGTCTACAAAGATCTTCAAACTGTCTCTGGTGTCCTCTTCACTGTGAATCAAGTTCACGCTGCAGCAGGTCTCAACACTGTCTGGTCCTGGAGGATCAAAGGAGACCAGCTGACCCCTCTGAACCGGTTTAATGTCCTCTGACAGAAAACGCTCtgctgtcctcacctgtcctctgctgtcctctcagtgatctcatctctgtcctctgtctcagtCCCAGAGTTCACGGAGCAGCCCAGTCAGCTGAAGGGTTACTCCATCCACACTCGGCTGTCTAAAGGTCCTCGAGGTTTCGGCTTCAACATCGTCGGAGGAAGTCGACCGAGAGAGTTTCTACAGGTGTACAGTGTCACACCTGGAGGACCACCAGCACTAAACACAGGTACTGAGACTACTACTATCAGTACTACTGTCAGTACATCAGTTACACAGAGCCAGGCAGCTTGTACAGGTGTCACACCTGGAGGACGTCCCACtgtcaggacaggaagtgattcaGAAAGAGTTTAAGTTTGATTTTAAGAAACTATCACTGAATTTAAGAATAGTTCAGAATTTTGGGGAATCgtggaacaaaaacacagaaatgatgttGAGATTCAGACGTGAGTTAAACTTCATGTATGtttgaaaacacataaaacatatCGAGGCAAAAACTTTGAAGTAGAGCCATCGTAAAACAAACTCACTGCGTATTcaatttaaataaagtttgggcgtgtttttttcttaatgtgATGTCAAATAGGATGTGTGTCGTCAACGAatattaaatcagtgttttatataatattaatactACTGATACAGGTACAGGTGTCAGCACAGGTACAGGAAGATTAACGTATACTCACAGTCAGAGAAATGTGTTGGGGTCCATCCTGCAGAAGAagacagcagccaatcaggttACAGCCTTCCATGTGATCTGGACCTGTTGAGACAATAGTTTCCTGGTTTCAGAAGGTCGTTCACGCTGAGTTGATGTCTTTTTTGGGTAATTCTGATGTTTTGGACAGATTTCCGTCATGTTTCATGCCATCGTGCTGAaacgacctttgaccttcagctgATTGTGAAGATTTGATTTCTGCTGGATATAAGCTGAACAGCTGAACGTTCTAATCCACTGGATCACCCTGAAAACTGGGCCGGCATCAGGGATCCTGTTCTAGACAGGTCCAGATCTGATGTGTCAGGCAGAACCGCTTCAGTCCTGGTCTGTCTTATTATTACTGATCAGTGAGCAGACGGCTGTGAGCCCAACAGGCAGGTCGGTCTGTCCTCACTCAGTAACAACAACACATGAAATCTGATGGATTTCCCTGAATGAGATAACAAAGATCCCTCCTGCTGCACCTCAGGCCTCCTCACATTTTCTATTTGACTGACGGGTTGACCTGTCTCATTCTAATGACTCGTCAGAGGACAATCAGTCAGTCATGTCCACTGCCAAAGCTCTGTTGTCCTGTGACCGTAGTGAAAAGAGTCCATGTCTTAATTGCACAGACAGACCAGAGACGCTGCGACGCGTTCAGCTGATGTGAAACATGGACGCAGGTTTAAACAAACTCTCGCTCCCTCTGGAGGATTATGCTGCTGTTTAGTTCCCAGgtctttatttttcctcaggGACACAATCTCATGATCTACAGctaatccacacacacacacacacacacacacacacacacacacacacacgcatgcgcgcacacacacacacacacacacacacacacacacacacacacacacacacattctctttAATCTGTCcgacacacacagcctcttttctttccctgtcagaCCTGCTGACATGCACTGAGGATAAATAGTCAGgaatgtaacacacacacacacacacacacacacacacacacagagttcatgaAATCTCCTGGGAAAGAGAGCTGAgagtttcagcagcagaaaaatgtccaacagcagagaaacaaaacaaaacaaaaaatctgagaaaaaacTACAGCACTGTTAGCACTACCGTACAGCTAACGTAAAGTGGGTACATTAGCACTGTTAGCACTAATGTACAGCTAACGTAAAGTGGGTACATTAGCACTGTTAGCACTACCGTACAGCTAACGTAAAGTGGGTACATTAGCACTGTTAGCACTAATGTACAGCTAACGTAAAGTGGGTACATTAGCACTGTTAGCACTACCGTACAGCTAACGTAAAGTGGGTACATTAGCACTGTTAGCACTAATGTACAGCTAACGTAAAGTGGGTACATTAGCACTGTTAGCACTAATGTACAGCTAACGTAAAGTGGGTACATTAGCACTGTTAGCACTACCGTACAGCTAACGTAAAGTGGGTACATTAGCACTGTTAGCGCTAATGTACAGCTAACGTAAAGTGGGTACATTAGCACTGTTAGCACTAATGTACAGCTAATGTAAAGTGGGTACATTAGCACTGTTAGCACTAACGTACAGCTAACGTAAAGTGGGTACATTAGCACTGTTAGCACTAATGTACAGCTAATGTAAAGTGGGTACATTAGCACTGTTAGCACTAACGTACAGCTAATGTAAAGTGTGTACATCAACTGTTTGGGACgaatcaacacaaaaacagtttaatgTTTAACAACACTGGAGTACTGCAGCACGTCTGCAGTCTGACTGTTCACCTCCAGGTCCTCTCAGCCTCGATGATGAGCAAGACGCTGACAACATGTCAGAGTATGATACAACAACCTGTAGACTGACCGTGTGTCCTGGTCTCTGGTCCTCCAGCGGACATCCTGGTCTACATCAATGACAGCTGCGTGTTGGGTCGCTCCCATAAAGAGGTGGTGGAGATGCTGAAGTCAGTGCCGATGGGTCAGAGCGTGGATGTGGTGCTGAGGAGAGGATACCCGATGCTTTATAACCCCGATGGGTGTCCCAAACAGAGTCTGGAGACGGTGCGCACTGTATTTCATTCACTGTTTTACTACTATTCCGATTTCTGTGCTCATTATTTTGCATGAACAGTGACCCTGAATAATACACTAACCCTGTATCTGACTTTTTAACCCCTTCAACAGCCACAGACTCCCAGCGAgccccccaacccccccaacGCAAACCGCAGCCTGACACACCTCACCTACAGCCGACCGCTGGACGCCAACGGCAGCACGCCAGGTCAGGAAGATGACACGTCTGTGTTAGCCTCAAGGTCCACGTCATCAGACTCACAGGTTCAATGCCCTGAAGTTAGAAAAGCTGAGGACAAAGTGGCCTGCTGTCACACTTCAAACCAGTAAAATCAAATgccagaaatgtttgtttttgattttaaatTAACATCCAATCAATCTGCTAAGATCTCATTATTCTGCTTTTATGAAACTTCCTttcatgaacatgaacatgagcaTCTGCTTTCAGGGCAACACAGAAtttaacacacattttataATGAGTTGTTCATCTATATATCCATCCACCTGTCATCTCTctatacatttttaatttgataatCAATCAGTTAACTAACTAATAATTACTGACGGAATCACTTGAAAATCCAGGACTGAGCCAAACTCCACCCTCCTACACTGCTCAGCCAATGACAAATGGGTTAACAGGCCCACCGACGCCCACTTCCTCTGACGCCCCACTGggtcctccaccccctccagagaggacagcagccaatcacagcgacTCTGACGGCGGCCTGTCCAATGCTGGAACACGAAGGTGAGAGGAACTTcagcgttagcattagcagtgtTAGCGACAATAGCAAAAGTGCTAGAAGAAGTTCAGTCTGCTCACACACCTTGACACAGATGACTGTCAAAACCTGGACAGCTGCAAACTGTCATCCATGATTAATCCCAcctacaaagctctgattgaTGGAACGTGCACGGAAACAGCAGCCAATAAGAACAACACAAGCTTTGTTTGAATGATATGTGGTGGGGGGGTTCGTCTGAGGTCTGGGACCAggtagtaatagtagtagtaataattTATGTATTTCATAATGATCTtcttgaaaataaacatttgtgtctcccctctgctcccctTCATCTTCACAGGTCTTCTCTGATTCGCTACAACAGCAGCACTCTCCccgccctctcctcctccctcctccaccatcaGAGCTCCAAGTCATCAGAGAGTGATTTGTCTACGTCGACACTCCCcaactcctcctccacactcccCATCACCTCCTCGTCCTCTCATACTCTGTCCAAACTACCCCTATCTCAGCCAGAGACGGGCCTTCTCCAAAACTCCACCAGCCCCACCACCAACAaccccagctcctcctccacacctcCTGGCGCTCCCGTGCAGCGCCCACCAATGCCCCAGACTTCCCTTGCCCTGACCCCACCCAGAGACGTCCCACCCTGCGGCTTCAATGGCTGTCCCGCCAATCACCAAGCGCCCTCCCCAGCCAGCCGGGGTAACTCCGGGCTTGAGCTCCCCCTCAGTGTGGGGTCACCTGGCTCAGCTCCTGGTGGAGAGCTTGTACCAGTAGCCCTCGGGCGCAGTGAGAGTGGGGGGCTTGGGTTCAGTGTAACAGCAGGGGGGCAAGGAGGTCAGCTGGCCATAGTGAGGCGGGTCTGGGATCGAAGGCACTGCCCCTCGCTGCAGCCGGGGGACGCCATAGTGAAGATCAACGGAGCAGACGTACAGAGCCTCAGCTTCTCCCAGGTAAAACATTATTACTGATCCAACACCCAAACAGTCAGGGTCGATGATTCTGAATTCTTCACTCTGATTGGCTACCCAGAATCACACTAGAGGAATCATTGCCAAGATGTCACTCCAAAAGCCTCAGTAGGTTTCATAGAAACTAAAATATTTGAATGTGTCTTACCACGTGTAGTCTGTGAAAAGTTTCCTGTCCAACCTCCTGCTGGCTGCATCCACTTGATCCACAAGATCTCTGTGGTGACCTTCTTCAGTCATGACATCATGAATTGTACAAATGTTTTCAGAGTCTCTCCTGGAAGGTGTTCATGTCTGTAGTTTACAAGTTTAAAAGTGAAGGATGAAGTTGTTGATTGTCGGACTGTGTGTCACAGAAAGTAAAAAATTGACATAGTTGCCCCCAATTTCACCATCATAAAGATAGTTAAAGACTGACAAGCCCTTTGTTTGAAACATATTGAGGCGTTAAGACATTGCATTGTTGAACCATGAAGACTAGTTTCATGTACGGTGGTTTGTTCTGTCGGCACAGTCTCAGAGTTGACCCCTAAAGGAACAGTCCTTTCGGAtgtcaagaaaacaaacaggttgTCCTGCTATGTTAGTCGGTTCATTAACAATGTTAAAGCAGGCACAGGTGTGTTAGAAGTCGACATAAACAGGTGCAAATTGTGTTGAGGACATAAAGTTGGAAATGTTTCAACATGAGCACAATCTTTTGTACCAGAACTGCAGAGGTCTGTGTTTCATGACCTCACAAAGACAAGATGAAACTagagggagacaaaaaaaaggactgGATTTCCAAGAACATCTGAACTGTTACACAGATACACCCcacagtgtgtacagtaaatTACTAGCTAGCTAGTCGCTATGGCTAATCTTAATAGCAATATTTTGGCTGTTGGTCCCAGATGACTGAATTCCTGACTGTCACAACAGGATGGGACATCTTCGAAACAGTATTAGGATATGGGGCACCATATAAGTTTCCATTTATACCCTTAAAAAATAACAACCATTGGTACATTTCTCTCCTCAGGTCCAGAGAGTCCTGCAAGAACACACCAAACAGGGAGAGGTAGTACTCCTGGTCTACAGAGGAGGTACAACTGAACATCTGAACCCCTCTAATCTATTCAAAGATGATTCTCAGTTGTAGCAACTGAATTAAAGACATTTGATTATAGGGCATCAATAAAAGCATTAGTAGAGTTACAGGTGACACCAGgtgtcctgtttcctgtcataactttctctctctctcaggtcccATCTCTTCCCCATTCGTCACCCCCAACCTCTACAAGCCCCTGCCCTCCTCATCCCACCCTCTGACTTTAGCCGACTTGCCTTCACCGTCCACGGGTGCCTTGGTGGGGGGCGTTCCCCCACTCACCCAGGCCGGCTTGGCCCTGGAGAGTCCCCAGGAGGGACACCTACCAGCCCCAGGAACCCACCAAGGTAACTACATTCCTGCCTCGTGCTGCATGCCTTTGAGCAAGGCCGAGGTTTAATTTGTCATGTTTACACTGATAGCGTCCTCCTTTTCCATCCGCTCCCATCAGTCCTTTTCCTCCTTGTTTTCCAGGAGTCCCTCCAGCCCAGATGCCTAACGGGTCCCCAGCCTCAGCCCTCATCCAGAGCACCAGCTTCCTGGACTCAGTTCCTGTGACGCTCACCTTAGAGCCACGTGATTTGCTGGGAGTAGAGGAAAGTGCTGGTGGGCCTCCTCCAGTcagagggggaggtgggggaggagcACTGGGAGCAGTGGCCAAGGACGGAAGAGTGGGAGTAAAGACCatggaggtggagctgaggaggcGTCCAGGAGAAGGCTTTGGATTCGTCATTGCCTCTCAGGAAGTGACAAATGGAGGTGAGTCTCAGTTAATCTAATCTGGGTTTTATTTACACTACAGGCCAAATATTAAGGCTTTCACAGTAAGTTCATGTGAATGAGACTGTTTTTAtgatactgaagaaaatgaaatttgATGTTTGTCAGGAGAATCTgaagatgggggggggggtagttTTGGGGTAGTCTGATAGTTTTTGAACAGTTTTAAcacatgctgctctgctcagagGCAGTGGAAGAGACCATTTAA
This region of Chaetodon auriga isolate fChaAug3 chromosome 10, fChaAug3.hap1, whole genome shotgun sequence genomic DNA includes:
- the magixa gene encoding membrane-associated guanylate kinase, WW and PDZ domain-containing protein 2 isoform X2; the encoded protein is MSKATVKKLHWRSKVQESFVPLGGGSGELGLAIGGGADYGEFPFVTAAHGGGATVGDIILEIGGTPVLGMTLGDVRGVLNSCPHPIRIKTVSPGSSLCKDLRLYLSKCFTPGSMDSQLQQLIRENLYLRAVPCTTRQPRDGEISGVDYNFVSIEEFFSLEESGALLESGKFKGNYYGTPRPVHIGPESPPITYQEHRNLLRNFRTRSKSLSNLEKAVEEGDNSEEDSGLSAGSAGVPPTTLPLSQSWETAAGSREGTENGGGGVRGAVRGRGGGGGPLPENWEMAFSDSGEPYYIDHNSKTTSWLDPRAQSKDTTSCTELPEFTEQPSQLKGYSIHTRLSKGPRGFGFNIVGGSRPREFLQVYSVTPGGPPALNTADILVYINDSCVLGRSHKEVVEMLKSVPMGQSVDVVLRRGYPMLYNPDGCPKQSLETPQTPSEPPNPPNANRSLTHLTYSRPLDANGSTPGLSQTPPSYTAQPMTNGLTGPPTPTSSDAPLGPPPPPERTAANHSDSDGGLSNAGTRRSSLIRYNSSTLPALSSSLLHHQSSKSSESDLSTSTLPNSSSTLPITSSSSHTLSKLPLSQPETGLLQNSTSPTTNNPSSSSTPPGAPVQRPPMPQTSLALTPPRDVPPCGFNGCPANHQAPSPASRGNSGLELPLSVGSPGSAPGGELVPVALGRSESGGLGFSVTAGGQGGQLAIVRRVWDRRHCPSLQPGDAIVKINGADVQSLSFSQVQRVLQEHTKQGEVVLLVYRGGPISSPFVTPNLYKPLPSSSHPLTLADLPSPSTGALVGGVPPLTQAGLALESPQEGHLPAPGTHQGVPPAQMPNGSPASALIQSTSFLDSVPVTLTLEPRDLLGVEESAGGPPPVRGGGGGGALGAVAKDGRVGVKTMEVELRRRPGEGFGFVIASQEVTNGAPSLMSHRFVTVRRGSPAARSGHIQPGDQLEAVEGRAVGGLQHRDLAQILRRAGNTLRLSITPRHHSSSVTEGADLDIDGRMMKGSRGRSKDEPRFYSVDLERGPTGFGFSLRGGSEYNMGLYVLGLMEGGPAQRSNKIQVSDQLVEINGDSTSGMTHSQAVEQIRRGGHRIHLVLKKGNGYVPDYVELSSLSLCMTNSKQGEPCFYVIGRTENSRP